A single window of Fimbriimonadaceae bacterium DNA harbors:
- a CDS encoding DUF2961 domain-containing protein has product MGSLAAPQSGRSRRATSTFREGPDGNYDPTAPPKSDLEEKSNRDNFRIPPGQTHVLMDVEGPGVITHMWITFLGPEPHPWAKDGSANHQELLLRITWDGSDRPGVEAPLGDFFGGCFGKRSEVISVPVTTQGGDSYNCFWHMPFRKSARVEIVNESDKPLSLLYYNIDWVQRDSLPEDTPYFYAQYTQRYPTGNGEPYTVLETDGKGHYVGTVFCVRTRSPYWFGEGDEMIAIDGEAIPSIWGTGTEDYFLCAWGLEKTLTPYFGVPYFDQWGIVGGHTSAYRWHVNDPIVFNTSIRVQFETFGWMSPDENPEYRAMSWNPREDDYASVAFWYQTGAPTFAARAPHARERALPSIDRIVALAASLEPPSQEPEELPRLEYTGRPKPVGRERAVRSLPEHFEHPVLVVPAPDGACAVEIPFDVSVKEPLRLLVTMGLGPDLGIFVLSLDGIRLGEPMDLYAPEVGAREFHFLDFWPAPGRYVVRLECVGKNHLSGGGALMIESVRLRERRPRVQAMAHDREKDWRQEPLYYAGT; this is encoded by the coding sequence ATGGGATCGCTTGCCGCGCCGCAGAGCGGACGCAGCCGGCGCGCCACCTCCACCTTTCGGGAGGGGCCGGACGGCAACTACGACCCCACGGCACCCCCTAAGAGCGACCTCGAGGAGAAGAGCAATCGCGACAACTTTCGAATCCCCCCGGGGCAGACCCATGTGCTGATGGATGTCGAAGGCCCGGGCGTGATCACCCACATGTGGATCACGTTTCTCGGGCCCGAGCCTCATCCGTGGGCGAAGGATGGGTCCGCCAACCACCAGGAGCTGCTGCTGCGCATCACGTGGGATGGCAGCGACCGGCCGGGCGTCGAGGCGCCTTTGGGCGATTTCTTCGGCGGTTGCTTCGGCAAGCGCAGCGAGGTGATCAGCGTGCCCGTGACCACCCAGGGCGGCGACTCGTACAACTGCTTCTGGCACATGCCGTTCCGCAAGTCGGCTCGCGTCGAGATCGTAAACGAGAGCGACAAGCCCCTCAGCCTCTTGTACTACAACATCGACTGGGTCCAGCGCGACTCGCTGCCCGAGGACACGCCCTACTTCTATGCGCAGTACACGCAGCGCTATCCGACCGGCAACGGCGAGCCTTACACCGTGCTCGAAACCGATGGGAAGGGCCACTACGTGGGGACCGTGTTCTGCGTGCGCACGCGCAGCCCGTACTGGTTCGGCGAAGGGGACGAGATGATCGCGATCGACGGCGAAGCGATTCCGTCGATTTGGGGCACGGGCACCGAGGACTACTTCCTGTGCGCGTGGGGTTTGGAAAAGACCCTGACTCCCTACTTCGGGGTGCCTTATTTCGACCAGTGGGGCATCGTGGGCGGTCATACGAGCGCCTACCGTTGGCACGTGAACGACCCGATCGTGTTCAACACGTCGATTCGAGTTCAGTTCGAGACGTTTGGGTGGATGTCGCCGGACGAGAACCCCGAGTACCGGGCGATGAGCTGGAACCCGCGCGAGGACGACTATGCCAGCGTGGCCTTCTGGTACCAGACGGGGGCGCCGACGTTCGCAGCCCGGGCCCCCCACGCGCGCGAGCGCGCGCTCCCCAGCATCGATCGGATCGTCGCCCTAGCGGCTTCGCTCGAGCCGCCCTCGCAAGAGCCTGAAGAGCTGCCACGGTTGGAGTACACGGGGAGACCGAAGCCGGTCGGGAGAGAGCGGGCCGTCCGCTCGTTGCCGGAGCACTTCGAGCATCCGGTGCTGGTCGTTCCCGCGCCGGACGGTGCGTGCGCAGTGGAGATTCCGTTCGATGTGAGCGTGAAGGAGCCGTTGCGGCTTCTCGTCACGATGGGTCTCGGTCCGGATCTGGGCATTTTCGTGCTCTCGCTGGACGGCATCCGGCTTGGGGAGCCGATGGACCTTTACGCGCCGGAGGTCGGTGCGAGGGAGTTCCACTTCTTGGACTTCTGGCCCGCGCCCGGTCGCTATGTGGTCCGGCTCGAGTGCGTGGGGAAGAACCATCTTTCGGGCGGCGGCGCGCTCATGATCGAGTCCGTGCGGCTGCGGGAGCGGCGCCCGCGCGTGCAGGCGATGGCGCACGATCGCGAGAAGGACTGGCGGCAGGAGCCCCTGTACTACGCAGGCACCTGA
- a CDS encoding bifunctional 4-hydroxy-2-oxoglutarate aldolase/2-dehydro-3-deoxy-phosphogluconate aldolase — MTREKILDRIHHPGIVAIVRSKSPVAFAPLCEALDAGGIRAIEVTMTTPGALEAIHSVPERLRDRIAFGMGTVLGVEDARNALAAGYQFMVTPVMRLDVVAFCRERDVPVACGAFTPTEAQLAYEAGADAIKIFPAEVGGPAYIKSILGPLPHLKIIPTGGVSLETCKAFLDAGCVALGAGGSLVSEKILAQGDWEELTRRARAFVEACRR; from the coding sequence ATGACCCGAGAGAAGATTCTCGACCGAATTCACCACCCGGGCATCGTCGCGATCGTGCGATCCAAGTCGCCCGTGGCGTTCGCGCCTCTGTGCGAGGCGCTCGACGCGGGGGGTATCCGGGCGATCGAGGTGACGATGACCACTCCCGGTGCACTGGAAGCCATTCATTCGGTACCCGAACGATTGCGCGACCGTATCGCCTTCGGCATGGGCACGGTGCTCGGCGTGGAGGACGCGCGCAACGCGCTTGCCGCGGGATACCAGTTCATGGTCACGCCCGTGATGCGGCTGGACGTGGTCGCCTTCTGCCGGGAGCGGGACGTGCCCGTGGCGTGCGGAGCGTTCACTCCCACCGAGGCGCAACTCGCGTACGAGGCGGGTGCGGACGCGATCAAGATCTTCCCGGCCGAGGTCGGCGGGCCCGCGTACATCAAGTCGATCCTGGGGCCCTTGCCGCACCTGAAGATCATCCCGACCGGGGGCGTGTCGCTCGAGACCTGCAAGGCGTTCCTGGATGCGGGGTGCGTGGCGCTCGGCGCGGGTGGAAGCCTCGTGTCGGAGAAGATTCTCGCCCAAGGGGACTGGGAGGAGCTCACCCGCAGAGCCAGGGCTTTCGTCGAGGCGTGCCGCCGGTAG
- a CDS encoding sugar kinase, with amino-acid sequence MKVVTFGEIMLRLSPPGNERFLQARSFDAHFGGAEANVAVALAQWGVSSAFVSAVPDNDLGQACLNTLRGWGVETAFVQRGAGRLGIYFLEHGASQRPSNVIYDRAESAISQLDPASLDWDAIFEGATWFHFSGITPALSESARTAVAEAARTAKERGLTVSCDLNYRKKLWTREQARAAMTELMEHVDVCIANEEDAASVFGIEAQGSDPEAGTLDAPQYEEVARQLVERFGLKAAAITLRLSHSASRNGWSGVVFTDGAATFGRWYVIDVVDRVGSGDSFAAGLIFGFLQGMDPREAVEFAAAAGCLAHSVPGDFGVFSREEVESLVKGGGSGRVRR; translated from the coding sequence ATGAAAGTCGTGACCTTCGGGGAGATCATGCTTCGCCTCAGCCCGCCCGGTAACGAGCGGTTTCTGCAGGCGCGCTCCTTCGACGCCCACTTCGGCGGGGCTGAAGCGAACGTCGCGGTCGCCCTTGCGCAGTGGGGCGTGTCCTCTGCGTTCGTGTCCGCGGTGCCGGACAACGACCTCGGCCAGGCGTGCCTCAACACGTTGCGCGGATGGGGCGTGGAGACGGCGTTCGTCCAAAGGGGAGCGGGCCGGCTGGGCATCTACTTCCTGGAGCACGGCGCGAGCCAGCGGCCGTCGAACGTGATCTACGACCGGGCCGAAAGCGCGATTTCCCAACTGGACCCCGCGTCGCTCGACTGGGACGCGATCTTCGAGGGCGCCACATGGTTCCACTTCTCGGGCATCACCCCCGCGCTTTCCGAAAGCGCGCGGACGGCCGTGGCCGAGGCGGCGCGCACCGCCAAAGAGCGGGGCCTGACGGTGAGCTGCGATCTCAACTATCGCAAGAAACTCTGGACCCGAGAGCAGGCGCGGGCCGCGATGACCGAGCTGATGGAGCACGTGGACGTCTGCATCGCGAACGAGGAGGACGCCGCGTCGGTGTTCGGCATCGAGGCCCAAGGTTCCGACCCCGAGGCGGGCACCCTCGACGCACCGCAGTACGAGGAGGTGGCCCGCCAACTCGTCGAGCGATTCGGGCTGAAGGCGGCGGCAATCACCTTGCGGCTGAGCCACTCGGCCTCGCGGAACGGCTGGTCGGGGGTGGTGTTCACCGACGGCGCGGCGACATTCGGCCGGTGGTACGTCATCGATGTGGTGGACCGGGTCGGCTCGGGCGACAGTTTTGCTGCGGGGCTGATCTTCGGGTTCCTGCAGGGCATGGACCCGCGGGAGGCGGTCGAGTTCGCCGCCGCCGCGGGGTGTCTCGCGCACTCGGTGCCCGGCGACTTCGGCGTGTTCAGCCGCGAAGAGGTCGAGTCGCTGGTGAAGGGCGGGGGTTCCGGGCGCGTGAGGAGGTAG
- a CDS encoding SDR family oxidoreductase, whose product MNPFLLEGETALITGGGTGIGLGIARCFVASGARVVLVGRREAELRAACDDLGSEATYLAQDITEFDQIPRLVERVGEVSILVNNAGIHLKKRAVETTVEEFEGVLRTHVLAAHALSAAVLPGMIARKHGSILFTASMTSLIGMPLVIAYSAAKSAYLGMVRGLCTEVAEHGVRVNAIAPGWIESAMTRKALDADPARKQKVLSRTPMGRLGDPDDIGWGAVYLCSDAAKFVTGVCLPIDGGASIGF is encoded by the coding sequence ATGAACCCGTTCTTGCTGGAGGGGGAGACCGCGCTGATCACTGGCGGCGGCACTGGGATCGGCCTCGGCATCGCCAGGTGCTTCGTTGCGTCCGGCGCGCGGGTCGTGCTGGTCGGCAGGCGTGAGGCAGAGTTGCGCGCGGCGTGCGACGACCTCGGATCCGAGGCGACGTACCTCGCCCAGGACATCACGGAATTCGACCAGATCCCTCGCCTCGTGGAGCGAGTGGGTGAGGTGTCGATCCTCGTCAACAACGCGGGCATCCACCTCAAGAAGCGCGCCGTGGAAACGACCGTGGAAGAGTTCGAAGGCGTCTTGCGGACCCACGTGTTGGCCGCCCACGCGCTGTCGGCCGCGGTCCTGCCGGGGATGATCGCGCGCAAGCACGGCAGCATCTTGTTCACCGCGTCGATGACCTCCTTGATCGGGATGCCGCTCGTGATCGCGTACTCGGCGGCGAAGAGCGCGTACTTGGGGATGGTGCGAGGGCTTTGCACGGAGGTGGCCGAGCACGGCGTGCGCGTCAACGCGATCGCTCCGGGGTGGATCGAGTCCGCGATGACGCGCAAGGCGCTCGACGCGGACCCGGCGCGCAAGCAGAAGGTGCTCTCGCGCACCCCGATGGGTCGCCTCGGCGACCCCGACGACATCGGGTGGGGCGCCGTCTACCTGTGCTCCGACGCGGCGAAGTTCGTGACGGGCGTGTGTCTGCCCATCGATGGGGGGGCGAGCATCGGGTTCTAA
- a CDS encoding mandelate racemase/muconate lactonizing enzyme family protein, with product MKIREVRFFKALSPLSRPIADSTHAIPEIGFLVTRLTTDTGVVGEAYLLAFHYSPNAIRGALRDAAAMAEGWDPADVQGLVQEWERASEYFGNPGLNRWALGSIEIAMWDVLARAQGVPVWKLLGGNPAPVPLYGSGGWLSYSVEELIDEARGYVGRGFRAVKVKVGSSLENDLERLRRVREAVGPHVELLMDANQGLDLDGAIQLAKRARGLDIGWFEEPLEHTDFDGYAALNGETDIPLAMGEREFDLTALRELSGPRKALDLWQPDILRLGGVTGWMASASLAQERGLPVLPHFYKEYDVPLLSTVANVRGAESFDWVDPLIDSPIRMEGGFARAHEGPGWGFRFLDEHLVEAG from the coding sequence GTGAAGATCCGCGAGGTCCGGTTCTTCAAGGCGCTCTCTCCCCTATCGAGGCCCATCGCCGACAGCACGCACGCGATCCCGGAGATCGGGTTCCTCGTCACGCGGCTCACCACCGACACCGGCGTGGTGGGAGAGGCGTACCTGCTCGCGTTCCACTACTCGCCCAACGCCATTCGCGGCGCCCTGAGAGACGCCGCCGCGATGGCCGAGGGGTGGGACCCCGCGGACGTTCAGGGCCTGGTTCAGGAGTGGGAGCGGGCTTCGGAGTACTTCGGAAATCCCGGCCTCAATCGGTGGGCGCTCGGATCTATTGAGATCGCGATGTGGGACGTGCTCGCGCGCGCCCAGGGAGTGCCGGTGTGGAAGCTGCTGGGCGGCAATCCCGCTCCAGTGCCCCTCTACGGGAGCGGCGGATGGCTCTCCTACTCGGTGGAGGAGCTGATCGACGAGGCTCGGGGTTACGTGGGGCGCGGGTTCCGGGCGGTGAAGGTGAAAGTCGGATCGAGTTTGGAGAACGACCTGGAGCGGCTTCGTCGGGTCCGGGAGGCGGTGGGGCCGCACGTCGAGCTGTTGATGGACGCCAATCAAGGTCTCGACCTGGACGGGGCGATCCAGCTCGCCAAGCGGGCGCGCGGGCTGGATATCGGGTGGTTCGAGGAGCCCCTTGAGCACACGGACTTCGACGGCTACGCCGCTCTGAACGGCGAGACCGACATCCCACTGGCCATGGGCGAGCGCGAGTTCGACCTCACGGCTTTGCGCGAACTGTCGGGACCGCGCAAGGCCCTTGACCTGTGGCAGCCCGATATTCTGCGCCTCGGGGGCGTCACGGGTTGGATGGCCTCCGCCTCGCTTGCGCAGGAGCGGGGACTGCCCGTGCTGCCGCACTTCTACAAGGAGTACGACGTGCCGCTGCTCTCCACGGTGGCAAACGTGCGGGGCGCGGAGTCGTTCGACTGGGTGGACCCCTTGATCGACTCCCCAATTCGCATGGAGGGAGGGTTTGCGCGCGCGCACGAGGGGCCCGGTTGGGGTTTCCGGTTTCTAGACGAGCACTTGGTGGAGGCGGGCTAG
- a CDS encoding UxaA family hydrolase, which produces MCETWQGYLRPDGRKGVRNLVLVIYTVECAKFVAHAIGEGEEDVHVVGFPGCYDNPYAIRLMLALARHPNVGAVLAVGLGCEWTQPAKIAEAVAATGRPTEAFSIQDAGGTRSGIAKGKGIVHAMRQRIREETPRVAMTLADLVVGCECGGSDGTSGLAGNPVVGKFFDRLVDTGGTAIFEETVEMIGLRAIMVARAANPSAATQIAAAYDKAERYCRDVRQYSVSPGNFAGGLTTIEEKSMGAFAKSGSRPIEGVIKVAQQPPGPGLWLLDSVPDGHFMQFGYTNPNDTEGIMDLIAAGSQIVLFVTGRGSVIGSPIAPLVKVTGNSETFRRMEEDMDFDAGRVLGGSVTLEEAGKELESLVVQVAAGTPSKPEALGHREYFVMYKHQDAPSLDEGCRA; this is translated from the coding sequence ATGTGTGAGACGTGGCAAGGCTATCTGCGGCCCGATGGGCGTAAGGGCGTGCGCAACCTCGTGCTCGTCATCTACACCGTCGAGTGCGCGAAGTTCGTGGCCCACGCGATCGGGGAGGGGGAGGAGGACGTGCACGTCGTGGGCTTTCCCGGGTGCTACGACAACCCCTACGCGATTCGGCTCATGCTGGCCCTGGCGCGCCACCCCAATGTGGGCGCCGTGCTGGCCGTGGGGCTCGGGTGCGAGTGGACCCAGCCCGCAAAGATCGCCGAAGCCGTGGCGGCCACGGGGCGGCCGACCGAAGCCTTTTCGATCCAAGACGCGGGTGGCACGCGCAGCGGCATCGCCAAGGGCAAGGGCATCGTGCATGCCATGCGCCAGAGAATCCGAGAGGAGACCCCGCGGGTGGCCATGACCCTGGCCGACCTCGTGGTGGGATGCGAGTGCGGCGGAAGCGACGGCACGAGCGGGCTGGCGGGCAATCCCGTGGTCGGCAAGTTCTTCGACCGCCTGGTCGATACGGGAGGCACCGCGATTTTCGAGGAGACCGTGGAGATGATCGGGCTGCGCGCCATCATGGTCGCCCGCGCCGCGAATCCTTCGGCCGCAACCCAGATCGCCGCGGCGTACGACAAGGCCGAGCGTTACTGCCGGGACGTGCGCCAGTACAGCGTCTCGCCCGGCAATTTTGCGGGCGGCCTCACCACGATCGAGGAGAAGAGCATGGGCGCGTTCGCCAAAAGCGGCTCGCGACCCATCGAGGGAGTGATCAAGGTCGCGCAACAGCCCCCGGGTCCTGGTTTGTGGCTGCTCGACAGCGTGCCGGACGGGCACTTCATGCAGTTCGGCTACACGAACCCGAACGACACGGAAGGGATCATGGATCTCATCGCCGCAGGGTCCCAAATCGTGTTGTTCGTCACGGGTCGGGGTAGCGTGATCGGTTCTCCGATCGCTCCGCTCGTTAAGGTGACGGGGAACAGCGAGACGTTCCGCCGCATGGAGGAGGACATGGACTTCGACGCAGGGCGGGTGCTCGGAGGGTCCGTGACCCTGGAAGAAGCGGGGAAGGAGTTGGAGTCCCTGGTTGTCCAGGTGGCCGCCGGCACGCCCTCCAAACCCGAGGCCCTGGGGCACCGCGAGTACTTCGTGATGTACAAACACCAAGACGCGCCCAGCCTCGACGAGGGCTGCCGGGCGTGA
- a CDS encoding UxaA family hydrolase, protein MIPRAFRVHPDDNVATLLDDAEPGAVEVVGNGTLQLLEAVKLGHKVALAPIPRGRPVVKFGVPIGVAGADIEPGQWVHLHNLVSALDARSQTLDLHTGAATDTPYV, encoded by the coding sequence GTGATCCCCCGCGCCTTCCGCGTGCACCCGGACGACAATGTGGCGACGCTGCTCGACGATGCGGAGCCCGGTGCGGTCGAGGTGGTGGGGAATGGGACCCTGCAACTGCTCGAGGCCGTAAAGCTCGGGCACAAGGTCGCCTTGGCACCCATCCCAAGAGGGCGACCGGTGGTCAAGTTCGGGGTGCCCATCGGCGTGGCGGGCGCCGACATCGAACCGGGGCAGTGGGTGCACCTGCACAACCTCGTCAGCGCGCTCGATGCCCGCAGCCAGACGCTCGACCTGCACACCGGAGCCGCGACGGACACTCCCTATGTGTGA